The following proteins are co-located in the Brevibacillus laterosporus DSM 25 genome:
- a CDS encoding 3-hydroxybutyrate dehydrogenase: MGLLDQRVALITGAASGIGYEMAQHFAKEGAIIAIADLNAGAVAMSAEKLRQQGNKVIGLCCDVSNEEQVAVSVQRVVEEYGRLEILINNAGLQHVSPIEEFPTERFELLLKVMLVGPFLGIKHAFPIMKQQGYGRILNMSSINGLIGFAGKAAYNSAKHGVIGLTKVAALEGAVHGITVNALCPGYVDTPLVQNQLKDLAVTRNVPLEKVLEEVIYPLVPQKRLLSVEEIADYASMLVSDRLKGVTGIAAAIDGGYTAQ; this comes from the coding sequence ATGGGGTTATTAGATCAAAGAGTAGCATTAATTACTGGGGCTGCGAGCGGTATTGGTTATGAGATGGCACAGCATTTTGCCAAGGAAGGAGCGATCATCGCCATTGCTGATCTTAATGCGGGAGCGGTTGCGATGTCAGCAGAGAAGCTACGTCAGCAGGGGAATAAGGTGATCGGCTTATGCTGTGATGTTTCAAATGAGGAGCAGGTTGCAGTCAGCGTACAGCGGGTTGTCGAAGAGTACGGCAGATTGGAGATTTTAATTAATAATGCAGGTCTACAGCATGTGTCCCCAATCGAAGAGTTCCCGACAGAACGTTTTGAGCTGTTGTTGAAAGTCATGCTAGTGGGACCCTTTTTAGGCATTAAGCATGCGTTTCCTATAATGAAACAACAGGGATATGGTCGGATTTTAAATATGTCTTCTATAAATGGACTGATCGGATTTGCGGGAAAGGCGGCTTACAACAGTGCCAAGCATGGAGTGATTGGACTGACGAAAGTAGCCGCATTAGAAGGGGCCGTGCATGGGATTACAGTAAATGCTTTGTGTCCCGGCTATGTTGATACTCCATTAGTACAAAATCAGTTGAAGGATTTGGCTGTTACTCGTAATGTACCGTTAGAAAAAGTACTGGAGGAAGTCATTTACCCATTAGTCCCTCAGAAGAGATTGTTGTCCGTAGAGGAGATTGCAGACTATGCCTCTATGCTGGTAAGCGATAGATTAAAGGGAGTAACAGGTATCGCCGCAGCTATTGATGGAGGATATACTGCCCAATAA
- a CDS encoding HesB/YadR/YfhF family protein, with amino-acid sequence MSITITPQALAWFKKDWGFKSGDSIRFFVRYGGGTSLHKSYSMGISKAEPNEIALSSTVEGITFFFEQDDMWFIEDKSMTVDFIEALEEITFSFQ; translated from the coding sequence ATGTCCATTACCATTACACCACAAGCACTTGCTTGGTTCAAAAAAGACTGGGGCTTCAAATCAGGCGATTCCATTCGCTTTTTCGTCCGATACGGTGGGGGTACCAGCCTACATAAAAGCTATTCCATGGGGATTTCTAAAGCCGAACCGAATGAAATTGCACTCTCCAGTACGGTTGAAGGCATCACCTTCTTTTTTGAGCAAGATGACATGTGGTTTATTGAAGATAAAAGTATGACCGTTGATTTTATTGAAGCTTTAGAAGAAATTACGTTTTCTTTCCAATAA
- a CDS encoding CAP domain-containing protein: protein MKKKWMSKTVFALAVGMAVSGIATSAFAASPDCTVKKLPIQKGTANLDLNALPDLLKQKQGNSKDCLPTDVLNSLLNQNSDKGKSIVDQLKNIEDCDIELPSKSKGKDRWADKETSKKDSDKASVDEQKKPSIKEPVKDSDSKENVSSEASAMVNEVVDIVNQERAKAGLKPLSMDKELSKMATDKAKDMAQNNYFDHDSPTFGSPFDMMKQYDISFRTAGENIAEGQRSAEEVMKDWMGSDGHRRNIMDSSFTKIGVGYYNGYWVQEFIG, encoded by the coding sequence GTGAAGAAAAAATGGATGTCTAAAACAGTATTTGCATTGGCAGTAGGAATGGCAGTAAGCGGTATCGCTACGTCTGCATTTGCTGCTTCTCCAGATTGCACGGTGAAAAAGTTACCGATCCAAAAAGGTACTGCTAACCTTGATCTGAATGCATTGCCTGATTTACTTAAACAGAAGCAAGGAAACTCTAAGGATTGTCTTCCTACCGATGTATTAAATAGCCTTTTAAATCAAAATTCGGATAAGGGAAAATCCATCGTCGATCAATTGAAAAACATTGAAGATTGCGACATTGAATTACCTTCTAAATCAAAGGGTAAAGACAGATGGGCTGACAAAGAGACTTCTAAAAAGGATTCCGATAAAGCTTCTGTAGACGAACAGAAAAAACCTTCCATCAAAGAGCCAGTAAAAGATAGCGATTCAAAAGAGAACGTATCTTCTGAAGCAAGCGCAATGGTGAACGAAGTAGTAGATATCGTAAACCAGGAGCGTGCAAAGGCTGGTCTGAAACCACTTAGCATGGATAAAGAACTATCTAAAATGGCAACAGACAAAGCAAAAGACATGGCACAAAACAATTATTTTGATCATGACAGCCCAACTTTCGGATCTCCATTCGACATGATGAAGCAGTATGACATTTCTTTCCGTACAGCTGGTGAAAACATCGCTGAGGGACAACGTTCTGCAGAAGAAGTTATGAAAGACTGGATGGGTAGCGACGGACACCGTAGAAACATTATGGATTCTTCCTTTACAAAAATCGGAGTAGGATACTATAACGGTTACTGGGTACAAGAATTCATCGGATAA
- a CDS encoding sigma 54-interacting transcriptional regulator — MMAFHSVLSSEYLELLEDVFEKAYECIVVTDPEGIILMMNHKYRNFIGIADPIGRHVTTVIENTRMHVVAKTGIAELAEVQRINGREMIANRVPIYREEKMIAVLGTVMFQDVRQLHALSATVDQLKQELDYYKGELQRKLRATYRFEQIVSTSDLMNKCKELAMKVANSDTTVLITGESGTGKELFAHAIHAASQRAMGPFIRVNCAAIPDNLLESELFGYEEGAFTGALRKGKKGKFELADRGTILLDEIGDMPLALQAKILRILQEKEVERVGASRPLSLNVRVIASTNKDMIALMKAGKFREDLFYRLHVVTLTIPPLRDRLEDLPYLVEIIREQLMESTGIVVKGMDEEVWELLRYHSWPGNVRELRNVLERAMHMMEGKWIRAEHILLPTSIPGSPMLQSSFPSLKEWLAKAEREALQQAVQLAGGNKREAAKLLGISKSSFYQKWEKLIDRQIKQVK; from the coding sequence ATGATGGCATTCCATTCTGTTTTATCGTCGGAATATTTAGAACTATTGGAGGATGTATTTGAAAAAGCATATGAATGTATAGTGGTGACTGATCCAGAGGGGATTATTCTAATGATGAATCATAAATATCGGAATTTTATTGGCATAGCTGACCCAATCGGTAGGCATGTTACGACGGTTATTGAGAATACGCGAATGCATGTAGTAGCCAAAACTGGCATAGCAGAGCTGGCTGAGGTTCAACGTATTAATGGCCGGGAGATGATAGCGAACCGTGTCCCTATCTATCGGGAAGAGAAAATGATTGCTGTACTCGGAACTGTTATGTTTCAGGATGTGCGGCAGCTTCACGCTTTGTCTGCTACTGTAGATCAATTAAAACAAGAATTAGATTACTATAAAGGTGAATTACAGAGGAAGCTGAGAGCAACCTATCGTTTTGAACAGATTGTGAGCACCAGCGACTTAATGAACAAATGTAAGGAACTGGCAATGAAGGTTGCTAACAGCGATACAACCGTACTGATTACAGGAGAGAGTGGCACGGGAAAAGAATTGTTTGCGCATGCTATTCACGCGGCAAGTCAGAGGGCGATGGGACCATTTATTCGTGTAAATTGTGCGGCTATCCCGGATAATTTATTGGAGTCCGAGCTGTTTGGATATGAAGAGGGAGCATTTACAGGGGCTCTACGCAAAGGAAAAAAAGGTAAGTTTGAACTAGCAGATCGAGGTACAATCCTTTTAGATGAAATTGGGGATATGCCACTAGCTCTACAAGCCAAGATCTTACGCATTTTACAAGAAAAAGAAGTAGAGCGAGTTGGGGCGAGTCGGCCACTATCACTAAATGTACGAGTGATTGCTTCTACTAATAAAGATATGATCGCTTTGATGAAAGCAGGCAAATTTCGCGAGGATTTATTTTATCGTTTGCATGTTGTTACCCTTACAATACCACCGCTTCGGGATAGGTTGGAAGACTTACCATATTTGGTAGAGATTATACGTGAGCAGTTGATGGAGTCAACCGGGATTGTAGTGAAAGGAATGGATGAAGAGGTATGGGAGCTGTTACGTTATCACAGCTGGCCTGGCAACGTCAGAGAATTACGTAATGTATTGGAGCGTGCCATGCATATGATGGAGGGAAAGTGGATTAGGGCCGAACATATTCTGTTACCTACATCCATACCAGGAAGCCCCATGCTACAGAGTAGCTTTCCTAGCCTCAAGGAGTGGTTAGCAAAAGCTGAACGAGAGGCGTTGCAACAGGCCGTACAACTTGCTGGGGGAAATAAACGAGAGGCAGCAAAACTGCTCGGAATTAGTAAATCAAGCTTCTATCAAAAGTGGGAGAAGCTAATCGACAGGCAAATAAAACAAGTGAAGTAG
- a CDS encoding GntP family permease, which yields MFLEIVAILVSLCLLMFFAYRGYPVIVFAPIFTLLAVVLSGLALLPSYTETFMTNAANYIKAFFPVFLLGAIFGKVMELSGAAGSIAQTIVKGLGSNRAMLSIVLACAILTYGGVSLFVVAFAVYPFAAALFREANIPKRLIPGTIALGAFTFTMDALPGTPQIQNIIPTNYFGTDAYAAPLVGIVGAFMIFVGGMLWLERRRKQAAIAGEGYGDNHKNEPEAKEAEKYPHIALAILPLLLVLLTNFLLSRGFIAVDSWYDPAMLQEKFKIENVKTVASSWALIIALLVGVISALAINVKAVHSKLAAGLTTAAMGALLAIFNTASEVGFGNVVKTLPGFKIIQSWILGASDHPLVSEALAVNVLSGMTGSASGGLSIALEVMGKQYVELADAVGISPELLHRIASMASGGMDTLPHNGAVITLLAITGLTHRQSYKDIFIITVLKTVTVFILAFVVSIF from the coding sequence ATGTTTTTAGAGATCGTAGCGATCCTTGTGTCTTTATGTTTACTAATGTTTTTTGCATATCGAGGCTATCCTGTTATCGTATTTGCCCCCATTTTTACTCTATTGGCTGTCGTCCTATCGGGCTTAGCGTTACTGCCAAGCTATACAGAGACATTTATGACAAATGCAGCTAATTATATTAAGGCATTCTTCCCTGTATTTTTATTAGGAGCGATTTTCGGTAAAGTGATGGAATTAAGCGGAGCGGCTGGTTCTATCGCACAGACAATCGTCAAAGGGCTGGGATCAAATCGAGCCATGTTATCCATTGTATTAGCTTGTGCAATCCTCACCTATGGTGGTGTCTCCTTGTTCGTTGTAGCGTTTGCTGTCTATCCATTTGCAGCAGCTCTTTTTCGGGAGGCGAATATTCCTAAACGCTTGATTCCAGGCACGATAGCTTTGGGAGCGTTTACATTCACGATGGATGCATTGCCCGGTACACCACAGATTCAAAATATTATTCCAACGAATTACTTTGGGACAGATGCCTATGCGGCTCCACTTGTGGGAATTGTGGGAGCCTTCATGATTTTCGTAGGCGGGATGCTTTGGTTGGAAAGACGTCGCAAGCAGGCGGCCATAGCAGGAGAGGGATATGGTGACAATCACAAAAATGAGCCAGAAGCAAAAGAAGCTGAAAAGTATCCTCATATTGCCTTGGCTATCTTACCTTTGTTGCTTGTACTCCTCACCAATTTTCTATTAAGCAGAGGATTCATTGCAGTTGATAGCTGGTACGACCCAGCTATGCTTCAAGAAAAATTTAAGATTGAGAATGTAAAGACGGTAGCTTCTTCGTGGGCTTTGATCATTGCGTTGCTAGTAGGGGTTATTTCAGCTCTAGCTATAAATGTAAAAGCGGTGCATAGCAAACTGGCAGCAGGCCTTACGACAGCAGCAATGGGGGCTTTACTTGCCATCTTTAACACAGCTTCTGAAGTAGGCTTTGGGAACGTGGTAAAAACGTTGCCAGGGTTCAAAATCATTCAAAGCTGGATTTTGGGGGCAAGCGATCATCCATTGGTTTCTGAAGCCTTAGCGGTAAATGTACTGTCTGGAATGACTGGCTCAGCCTCTGGTGGTTTGTCGATTGCCTTGGAAGTAATGGGAAAACAGTACGTAGAGCTAGCAGATGCTGTTGGTATTTCACCTGAACTACTACATCGGATTGCGTCAATGGCTTCAGGAGGGATGGATACGTTACCTCATAATGGTGCTGTTATTACACTATTGGCTATCACTGGACTTACGCACCGTCAGTCCTACAAGGATATTTTTATCATTACCGTATTGAAGACAGTGACGGTTTTCATACTGGCTTTCGTGGTTTCCATTTTCTAA
- a CDS encoding MerR family transcriptional regulator gives MKNRFTIGKMARMHRIAESTLRYYDEKGIFQPKSIDQKTQYRYYTIDQFSTLTSIKFFRHLGIPLQEIKRFMDERTPDLALDILEKQRTSLKQKQQEIAYMLNRLESKITTIKQGVDKPDDSVVFKDLPKRYIHSIVVEADLSDEEFEYHLNTLQSDLQLLEVSLFAGDIGTSVSKSSILKGEYQDYNSLFIMIDDLPVDKERYASIPAGLYACTMHYGPYEQLDQSYERLLSAIRRRNYEITDKSYELGIVDLSITSESDEFVTEIQIPIQPSTSLITD, from the coding sequence ATGAAAAATCGATTTACAATTGGCAAGATGGCTCGTATGCACCGGATCGCCGAATCAACGCTTCGCTATTATGATGAAAAAGGCATTTTTCAGCCTAAAAGTATTGATCAGAAAACACAATACCGTTACTACACAATTGATCAATTTTCTACTTTAACTTCTATTAAGTTTTTTCGCCATTTAGGTATTCCACTCCAAGAGATTAAAAGATTTATGGATGAACGTACCCCAGATCTAGCTTTGGACATCCTAGAAAAACAAAGAACATCGCTTAAACAAAAACAACAGGAAATCGCCTACATGCTAAATCGCTTGGAAAGTAAGATCACAACCATCAAACAAGGCGTAGATAAACCGGATGATTCCGTCGTATTTAAAGATTTACCGAAGCGCTATATTCACTCCATAGTCGTAGAAGCAGACCTCTCTGATGAAGAGTTTGAGTATCACCTTAATACATTACAAAGTGATCTTCAGCTTTTAGAGGTATCATTATTTGCTGGCGATATTGGTACTTCTGTGTCCAAATCCTCCATCCTAAAAGGGGAATATCAAGATTACAATAGTTTATTTATCATGATTGATGATCTTCCGGTTGATAAAGAGCGCTATGCCAGTATTCCAGCTGGTTTGTACGCATGTACCATGCATTATGGACCTTACGAACAGCTCGATCAGTCCTATGAACGCCTCCTTTCAGCAATCAGAAGGCGTAATTATGAGATTACTGATAAATCCTATGAGCTAGGCATTGTAGATTTATCTATCACCAGTGAATCCGATGAATTTGTTACTGAAATCCAAATTCCAATCCAACCCTCTACCTCCCTTATAACTGACTGA